In Oryza glaberrima chromosome 8, OglaRS2, whole genome shotgun sequence, the following are encoded in one genomic region:
- the LOC127782752 gene encoding indole-2-monooxygenase-like, translated as MAQMLDGLRHDEQASLHAPQEASTMPTMSCSDLLLAMMCPLILLLIIFRCYAYATRSGGMLSRVPSPPGRLPVIGHMHLISSLPHKSLRDLATKHGPDLMLLHLGAVPTLVVSSARTAQAILRTHDRVFASRPYNTIADILLYGATDVAFSPYGDYWRQIKKIVTMNLLTIKKVHSYGQTRQQEVRLVMAKIVEEAATYMAIDLTELLSCYSNNMVCHAVSGKFFREEGRNQLFKELIEINSSLLGGFNLEDYFPSLARLPVVRRLLCAKAYHVKRRWDQLLDQLIDDHASKRRSSMLDNNDEESDFIDVLLSIQQEYGLTKDNIKANLVVMFEAGTDTLYIELEYAMAELIQKPQLMAKLQAEVRGVVPKGQEIVTEEQLGRMPYLKAVIKETLRLHPAAPLLVPHVSMVDCNVEGYTIPSGTRVIVNAWAIARDPSYWENAEEFMPERFLSNTMAGYNGNNFNFLPFGTGRRICPGMNFAIATIEVMLASLVYRFDWKLPIDQAANGGIDMTETFGITIHLKEKLLLVPHLP; from the coding sequence ATGGCACAAATGCTAGACGGCCTAAGGCATGATGAGCAAGCATCGCTGCATGCTCCACAGGAGGCCAGCACCATGCCGACGATGTCGTGCTCTGATCTCCTGCTCGCCATGATGTGCCCTCTTATCCTCCTGCTCATCATCTTCCGTTGCTATGCCTACGCAACAAGGTCCGGCGGGATGCTCAGCAGggtcccctcgccgccgggaaGGCTTCCGGTGATTGGCCACATGCACCTCATCAGCTCTCTCCCGCACAAATCACTCCGCGACCTTGCAACTAAGCATGGTCCTGATCTGATGCTCCTCCACCTCGGCGCGGTGCCAACCCTAGTGGTTTCGTCGGCTCGTACAGCGCAGGCCATCCTACGCACTCATGACCGTGTGTTTGCGTCACGGCCCTACAATACTATAGCCGACATCCTCTTGTATGGCGCAACAGATGTGGCATTCTCACCATATGGTGACTATTGGCGGCAAATAAAGAAGATCGTCACCATGAATCTCCTGACCATCAAGAAGGTCCACTCCTATGGCCAGACACGGCAACAGGAGGTGCGGCTGGTAATGGCCAAGATcgtcgaggaggcggcgacaTATATGGCAATAGACTTGACTGAGCTGCTCAGCTGCTACTCCAACAACATGGTGTGCCATGCTGTGTCTGGCAAGTTTTTTCGCGAAGAAGGTCGGAACCAGCTATTCAAGGAGCTGATCGAGATCAACTCATCGCTCCTTGGTGGCTTCAACCTTGAGGATTACTTCCCTAGCTTGGCCAGGCTACCTGTTGTCAGGAGGTTGCTCTGTGCCAAGGCCTATCACGTCAAGAGGAGATGGGATCAGTTGCTTGACCAACTCATCGATGACCACGCTAGCAAGCGAAGATCCTCCATGCTCGACAACAATGATGAGGAGAGTGACTTCATCGATGTTCTACTCTCTATTCAACAAGAGTATGGCCTCACTAAGGATAACATCAAAGCAAACTTGGTTGTCATGTTCGAGGCTGGAACAGATACATTATACATAGAGCTAGAGTATGCCATGGCCGAGCTAATACAGAAGCCCCAGCTGATGGCCAAGCTACAAGCTGAGGTGAGGGGTGTGGTACCAAAAGGGCAGGAAATCGTTACTGAGGAGCAGCTAGGTAGGATGCCCTACCTAAAGGCGGTGATCAAGGAGACACTCCGACTACACCCCGCAGCGCCACTTCTTGTGCCTCATGTCTCCATGGTTGACTGTAATGTTGAGGGCTATACTATACCCTCAGGCACTCGTGTCATCGTCAATGCATGGGCTATTGCCAGGGACCCTAGCTATTGGGAAAATGCCGAGGAGTTCATGCCAGAGAGGTTCCTTAGCAACACAATGGCTGGGTACAATGGAAATAATTTCAATTTCTTGCCATTCGGAACTGGTCGGAGGATATGCCCAGGTATGAACTTTGCGATCGCCACCATCGAGGTCATGCTAGCAAGCCTTGTGTATCGCTTCGATTGGAAGCTACCAATAGATCAAGCAGCAAATGGAGGCATCGATATGACAGAGACTTTCGGGATAACTATTCACCTCAAGGAGAAGCTCCTCCTTGTCCCACATCTCCCTTGA